Proteins from a single region of Stigmatella erecta:
- a CDS encoding YceI family protein: MSVRSAVLMLAAVLPLAANAQAMPPASAQTFIFNDGLHRDTVSFMLDAPLEVINGLSNHIQGEVVVRNGKATGKFSVPVKSIKTGNETRDGHLQNDRWLDAAKYPDIVFEFKDVALPGAFEPGKSLKVQTKGTFTVHGVTREEPVEVSAFLFKESAETKHRAPGDLLRVRAKFRIPLESYGIKRTEALLLKVGETAEVSVDAWGSTQFKP; the protein is encoded by the coding sequence ATGTCCGTCCGCTCCGCCGTTCTGATGCTCGCCGCCGTGCTTCCACTGGCCGCGAACGCCCAAGCCATGCCCCCGGCTTCGGCCCAGACGTTCATCTTCAACGACGGACTCCACCGCGACACGGTCTCCTTCATGCTGGATGCCCCGCTGGAGGTCATCAACGGGCTGTCCAACCACATCCAGGGGGAGGTGGTGGTGCGGAATGGCAAGGCCACCGGGAAGTTCTCCGTGCCGGTCAAGTCGATCAAGACCGGCAACGAGACCCGGGATGGACACCTGCAAAATGACCGCTGGCTGGACGCGGCCAAGTACCCGGACATTGTCTTCGAGTTCAAGGACGTGGCGCTCCCGGGCGCGTTCGAGCCGGGCAAGTCCTTGAAGGTGCAGACGAAGGGCACGTTCACCGTCCACGGCGTGACGCGCGAGGAGCCCGTCGAGGTCTCCGCCTTCCTGTTCAAGGAGAGCGCCGAGACGAAACACCGGGCGCCAGGAGATCTGCTGCGCGTCCGCGCGAAGTTCCGCATTCCGCTCGAGTCCTACGGCATCAAGCGGACGGAGGCGTTGCTCCTCAAGGTTGGCGAGACCGCCGAGGTCTCCGTTGACGCCTGGGGATCCACGCAGTTCAAGCCGTAG
- a CDS encoding winged helix-turn-helix domain-containing protein has product MPKTIPPAVKVPAEQARAFLLSQHALAASVHPPGAEGVRALLRQLRHIQLDPLDAIGTNADLVALARVDGLVRGDVYRHLYPGHAFEHWAKERCLLPADAFAHYRERSLEAPWWRHATRIQRLPAAVLRAVLEEVEAHGPLSAAELTDHGAVEPLDWSGWKGTAKATSMALEVLWTRCDIVVCGRGAGGKRYDVPHRALPEVARVSPGYTTEEGFLRWALRERVEAAGLLSRGAGAHWSMLSPVRGSELPDTLVAEGLLEEVVLPGASRRYLAPAGFRSRPVMAPDARMRILGPLDPLLWDRALVKQLFGFEYVWEVYKPEAQRRWGWYVCPLLHRGQLVGRLEARVKEEVLHVEKLWREKGVKWDDAALDEALARHAKACGARKVRRPRARVG; this is encoded by the coding sequence GTGCCGAAGACGATTCCTCCCGCAGTCAAGGTGCCTGCCGAGCAGGCACGCGCGTTTCTTCTCAGCCAGCACGCCCTTGCCGCATCCGTGCATCCCCCGGGCGCCGAGGGTGTGCGCGCGCTCCTGCGCCAGCTGCGCCATATCCAGCTCGATCCGCTCGATGCCATCGGCACCAACGCGGACCTGGTGGCGCTCGCGCGAGTCGATGGCCTGGTGCGAGGCGACGTGTACCGTCACCTCTACCCCGGGCATGCCTTCGAGCATTGGGCCAAGGAGCGCTGCTTGCTGCCCGCCGATGCTTTCGCCCACTACCGCGAGCGGTCCCTGGAGGCCCCCTGGTGGCGCCATGCCACGCGGATCCAGCGGTTGCCCGCCGCCGTGCTGCGGGCCGTCCTGGAGGAGGTAGAGGCTCACGGCCCCTTGTCGGCCGCGGAGCTGACCGACCACGGTGCGGTGGAGCCCCTCGACTGGAGCGGGTGGAAGGGCACCGCGAAGGCCACCTCCATGGCCCTGGAAGTGCTGTGGACGCGCTGTGACATCGTCGTGTGCGGCCGGGGCGCTGGGGGCAAGCGGTATGACGTGCCGCACCGGGCCCTGCCGGAGGTGGCCCGGGTCTCCCCGGGGTACACCACCGAGGAAGGCTTCTTGCGATGGGCGCTCAGGGAGCGGGTGGAAGCGGCAGGACTCTTGTCACGCGGCGCCGGGGCACACTGGTCCATGCTGTCCCCGGTGCGCGGCTCCGAGCTGCCGGACACGCTGGTGGCGGAAGGCCTGCTGGAGGAGGTGGTGTTGCCGGGAGCGTCCCGGCGTTACCTGGCTCCAGCAGGATTCCGCTCCCGGCCCGTGATGGCGCCGGACGCGCGGATGCGGATCCTCGGCCCGTTGGATCCCCTGCTGTGGGACCGCGCGCTGGTGAAACAGCTCTTTGGCTTCGAGTACGTCTGGGAGGTGTACAAGCCCGAAGCGCAGCGGCGCTGGGGCTGGTACGTGTGCCCCTTGCTGCACAGGGGCCAGCTCGTGGGCAGGCTGGAGGCGCGCGTGAAGGAAGAGGTCCTGCACGTGGAGAAGCTGTGGCGGGAAAAGGGCGTGAAGTGGGATGACGCGGCGCTCGACGAGGCCCTGGCCCGGCATGCCAAGGCCTGTGGCGCGCGGAAGGTGCGCCGGCCCCGCGCCCGGGTAGGGTGA